One stretch of Heterodontus francisci isolate sHetFra1 chromosome 22, sHetFra1.hap1, whole genome shotgun sequence DNA includes these proteins:
- the LOC137381458 gene encoding uncharacterized protein isoform X1: MMYRNYSLITSFFLCFTADTAAPETKNYSAIWRRAGDKVILPCKYSPRSNQTGYLDIEWWIRSTNNKESYKMILTLSGGKVYPQQQRFSFASENGSEGDASLYFESLVVADSGIYECKVKVEGRIHQITWSLTVRDNQNATQSASATSNIPVSQYNTTQLPSINSTISSQHTPTGSSLNETAPIVIGVCGFIIFLILLVIYLKLKMKAVRLHRTAVNTTEQLEDFLSQDNLQCSTVQLRDQDIIYSTVQTVKHDTIYSTVQACNQGIIYSTVQKHNTVQNYNESVTYTLVQKLNTTPLPNTVIKQNADVVYTKLKKP, from the exons ATGATGTACAGAAACTACTCTTTAATAACTAGTTTCTTCTTGTGTTTTACAGCAG ACACTGCGGCACCTGAAACAAAAAACTACAGCGCAATTTGGCGACGAGCTGGAGATAAGGTCATTCTGCCATGTAAATACAGCCCAAGATCAAATCAAACTGGTTACTTGGACATCGAGTGGTGGATCAGAAGCACAAACAATAAGGAGTCATATAAGATG ATCTTaacgctctctggtggaaaggtttATCCACAGCAGCAGAGATTCTCCTTTGCCTCTGAAAATGGCAGTGAGGGAGATGCTTCACTGTATTTTGAGTCACTGGTTGTGGCTGACAGTGGAATCTACGAATGCAAAGTGAAGGTAGAAGGCAGGATTCATCAAATAACCTGGAGTTTAACTGTACGAG ATAATCAGAATGCTACACAATCGGCATCTGCCACTTCAAACATCCCCGTATCTCAATATAATACTACACAACTGCCATCTATCAATTCAACCATCTCTAGTCAACATACTCCGACAG GTTCTTCACTTAACGAGACTGCTCCAATTGTTATCGGGGTTTGTGGATTCATCATTTTTCTCATCCTTTTGGTTATATATTTGAAACTCAAAATGAAAGCTGTACGTCTACACAG GACAGCGGTGAACACTACAGAACAATTGGAAGATTTCTTATCTCAG GACAACCTGCAGTGCAGCACGGTACAGCTACGTGATCAGGACATCATATACTCCACAGTACAGACAGTCAAACACGACACTATATATTCCACAGTACAGGCATGCAATCAAGGCATCATATACTCCACAGTCCAGAAGCACAACACAGTACAGAACTATAATGAAAGTGTTACTTATACTCTAGTACAGAAGTTGAATACAACGCCTCTGCCTAATACAGTAATAAAGCAGAATGCAGATGTTGTATACACCAAATTAAAGAAGCCTTAA